In the Quercus lobata isolate SW786 chromosome 5, ValleyOak3.0 Primary Assembly, whole genome shotgun sequence genome, one interval contains:
- the LOC115991720 gene encoding uncharacterized protein LOC115991720: MAAATASHLLMPPIRCSDSNPTRRGFGTKNNTNKVPTKSTTKQSGPVPTQAPGLSSQFDGKSKNNSLDLQFEERLEAVRRSALEKKKEDDEKDFGAIDYDAPVEAEKKTIGLGTQIGVGVAVLVFGLVFALGDFLPSGSVSPTEDGAVVNNKLSEEEEATLQTRLKDYEATLTNSPKDPIALEGAAVTLTELGEYTRAVSVLQDLTKVKPSDPDVYRLLGEVKYELKDYDGSVAAFKISDMVSKEINFEVLRGLTTSLLAAKKPDEAVQFLLGSRERLNSQNSNSKVEETNSQQVDPVQVELLLGKAYSDWGHISDAVSVYDRLISSHPDDFRGYLAKGIILKENGKVGDAERMFIQARFFAPEKAKALVDRYSRR, from the exons ATGGCCGCAGCCACAGCAAGTCATTTGCTGATGCCTCCAATACGATGCTCTGATTCAAACCCAACAAGACGCGGTTTTGGAACCAAAAACAACACCAACAAGGTACCCAC GAAATCAACAACTAAGCAATCTGGTCCTGTACCTACTC AGGCACCTGGTTTAAGTTCTCAATTTGATGGGAAATCGAAGAATAATTCTTTGGACCTTCAGTTTGAGGAACGGTTGGAAGCAGTTAGAAG GTCAGCGCtcgagaagaaaaaagaagatgacGAAAAAGACTTTGGAGCAATTGACTATGATGCACCAGTTGAGGCAGAGAAGAAAACGATTGGACTTGGTACACAG ATTGGGGTAGGTGTAGCTGTCTTGGTCTTCGGTTTGGTTTTTGCTCTTGGAGACTTTCTTCCCTCAGGAAG TGTTAGTCCCACTGAGGATGGTGCCGTGGTCAATAATAAACTGTCGGAAGAAGAGGAAGCTACTCTTCAG ACTAGGCTGAAAGATTATGAGGCAACGCTAACTAACTCCCCAAAAGATCCAATCGCTCTTGAA GGAGCTGCAGTGACATTGACAGAATTGGGAGAATATACTCGAGCTGTCTCTGTGCTTCAGGACTTGACTAAG GTGAAACCAAGTGACCCTGATGTTTACCGTTTGCTTGGAGAAGTCAAATATGAACTCAAAGATTATGACGGGAGTGTAGCTGCATTTAAGATTTCTGATATG GTGTCTAAAGAGATCAACTTTGAAGTACTGCGTGGCCTTACAACTTCATTACTTGCTGCTAAGAAACCAGATGAG GCTGTTCAATTTCTCCTGGGCTCTCGTGAACGACTGAATTCTCAGAACTCTAATAGTAAGGTTGAAGAGACAAATTCACAACAGGTGGACCCTGTTCAA GTTGAATTACTTCTTGGTAAAGCATATTCAGATTGGGGCCATATCAGTGATGCTGTATCTGTTTACGACCGCCTCATCTCTAGTCACCCAGATGACTTCCGTGGTTACTTAGCTAag GGAATCATTTTGAAAGAAAACGGTAAAGTTGGAGATGCAGAGAGGATGTTTATTCAG GCACGGTTCTTTGCACCAGAGAAAGCTAAGGCACTTGTAGATCGTTACTCAAGACGGTAA